GTGTCCCGGAAGCCCGCGTCGTCCCGGCGCGCCCGCGTCCCGTACGCCTTCCTCGCACCCGGCCTGGTGCTGTTCACGCTCTTCCTGGCCGCCCCGATCGTTTACGCCGGCTACCTCAGCCTGCGCAAGGTGAAGGTCAGTGGCCTCGGCCTCGGCGCGAAGTCGCGTACCGAGGTGTGGGCCGGGCTGAGCAATTACGCCCGGTCGATGACCGATCCGGACTGGCTGCCCAGCGTGTACCGGATCCTCGGGTACGGCCTGGTCGTCGTCCCGATCATGCTCGGCCTCGCGCTGCTCATGGCGCTGCTGCTGGACGCCGGCCGGACCCGGCGCCCGATCAGCAGCTTCGCCCGAATTTCGATCTTCTTACCGTACGCGGTGCCGGCCGTGGTCGCCTCGCTCCTCTGGGGATTCCTCTACCTGCCGAAGGTGAGCCCGTTCGTCTACGTCCTGGACCGGCTCGGGATCGCCGCGCCCGAGTTGCTCTCCTCGTCCTGGGTGCTGTACGCGGTGGCCAACGTCGCGGTCTGGGGCGGCACCGGCTTCAACATGATCGTCATCTACACCGCGCTGAAAGCCGTCCCGACCAGCCTGTACGAGTCGGCCCGGATCGACGGCGCCTCCGAGCTGTCGATCGCGTGGCGGATCAAGATCCCGATCGTGATGCCGTCGCTGATCATGACGTTCGTCTTCTCGATGATCGCGACGCTCCAGGTGTTCGCCGAGCCGATGACGCTCAAGCCGCTGAGCAACACCATCTCGTTCACCTGGACGCCGCTGATGAAGGTGTACCGGGACGCGTTCGTCCGCAACGACATCTACTCCGCGGCCGCCACCTCGGTGGTCATCGCGGTGGCGACGTTCCTGTTGTCCTTCGGCTTCCTGAAGCTCGTCGGCCGCCGCGCGTTCAACCAGGAAGACTCATGAAGAACTCCAAGATCGCTACGACACTGCTGCTCCTCGGGGCGGCGTACTGCCTGCTCCCGGTGGTCTGGGTGCTGATCGCCGCCAGCAAGAGCTCGTCCGAGCTGTTCTCCACGTTCACCCTGGCGCCGAGCTCGCACCTGGTCGACAACCTCGCCGACCTGAGCGGGTACCGGGACGGCCTGTACTGGCGGTGGATGGCGAACACCGCGCTGTACGCCGGGCTCGGCGCGGCCGTCTCCACGTTCATCTCCGCGATGAGCGGGTACGCCCTGGCCAAGTTCGACTTCCCGGGCAAGGGCTTCGTCTTCAACGTGATCCTGGCCGGCGTCCTGGTGCCCGGCGTCATCCTGGCCATCCCGCAGTACCTGCTGCTGGCCCGGGTCGGGCTGACCAACACGTACTGGGCGGTGCTGCTGCCCAGCTTCATCAGCCCGTACGGCATCTACCTCGCGCGGATCTTCGCGGCGGCCGCGGTGCCGGGCGAGATCCTGGAGGCGTCCCGGATCGACGGGGCGAGCGACTGGCGCACGTTCCTGCGGGTGGTGATGCCGATGATGCGTACCGGACTGGTCACCGTGTTCCTGTTCCAGTTCGTGGCGATCTGGAACAACTACATGCTGCCGTTCATCATGCTCGGCAACGACAAGCTGTACCCGCTCACGGTGGGTCTGAGCAGCCTGCTCAACCAGGGCGCCAGCCAGCCCGCGATGTACACCACGGTGGTGACCGGCGCGCTCGTCTCGCTGGTCCCGCTGATCGCGCTCTTCTTCACGCTCCAGCGGTACTGGCAGGTCGATCTGGCCGCCGGTGGCGTCAAAGCCTGATCGAGGACGGTCACGACTATGATCCCGAACGTGTCGCGCAAACGACCGACGATCCGTGACGTGGCCCGCGAGGCCGGCGTGTCCTACGCGACCGTCTCGCGGGTGCTCAACGGGCGCGACTGGGTGAGC
Above is a genomic segment from Actinoplanes ianthinogenes containing:
- a CDS encoding carbohydrate ABC transporter permease, yielding MTLTATRPSTTAAPVSRKPASSRRARVPYAFLAPGLVLFTLFLAAPIVYAGYLSLRKVKVSGLGLGAKSRTEVWAGLSNYARSMTDPDWLPSVYRILGYGLVVVPIMLGLALLMALLLDAGRTRRPISSFARISIFLPYAVPAVVASLLWGFLYLPKVSPFVYVLDRLGIAAPELLSSSWVLYAVANVAVWGGTGFNMIVIYTALKAVPTSLYESARIDGASELSIAWRIKIPIVMPSLIMTFVFSMIATLQVFAEPMTLKPLSNTISFTWTPLMKVYRDAFVRNDIYSAAATSVVIAVATFLLSFGFLKLVGRRAFNQEDS
- a CDS encoding carbohydrate ABC transporter permease; amino-acid sequence: MKNSKIATTLLLLGAAYCLLPVVWVLIAASKSSSELFSTFTLAPSSHLVDNLADLSGYRDGLYWRWMANTALYAGLGAAVSTFISAMSGYALAKFDFPGKGFVFNVILAGVLVPGVILAIPQYLLLARVGLTNTYWAVLLPSFISPYGIYLARIFAAAAVPGEILEASRIDGASDWRTFLRVVMPMMRTGLVTVFLFQFVAIWNNYMLPFIMLGNDKLYPLTVGLSSLLNQGASQPAMYTTVVTGALVSLVPLIALFFTLQRYWQVDLAAGGVKA